The following proteins are co-located in the Chaetodon auriga isolate fChaAug3 chromosome 23, fChaAug3.hap1, whole genome shotgun sequence genome:
- the LOC143316246 gene encoding sodium channel protein type 2 subunit alpha-like isoform X1 produces the protein MAQLLVPPGPDSFRPFVPESLAAIERRIAEEEARRPRAERRIDSDDENGPKPNSDLEAGKSLPFIYGDIPPRLVSTPLEDMDPYYSNQKTFIVLNRGKAIFRFNATPALYILSPFNPLRRVAIRVLVHSMFSMLIMFTILTNCAFMTLSNPPDWAKNVEYTFTGIYTFESLIKILARGFCVGKFTFLRDPWNWLDFSVILMAYITEFVNLGNVSALRTFRVLRALKTISVIPGKAARACCQHSCHLSSVRDRLPFPPLPSPSHDPPFVLSRHVCGCLNCVRCGRVCACASPPFPKIPSTRLPPLHPSLPPPPPTFPYRYVTEFVDLGNVSALRTFRVLRALKTISVIPGLKTIVGALIQSVKKLSDVMILTVFCLSVFALIGLQLFMGNLRQKCVRMPISSNATNSTNVTADDAMFLNGTLQEITMLAHNTTENSLNWTEYISDESNYYYLPGRRDALLCGNGSGAGLCPEGFICMKAGRNPDYGYTSFDTFSWAFLSLFRLMTQDYWENLYQQTLRAAGKPYMIFFVLVIFLGSFYLVNLILAVVAMAYDEQNQATIEEAQQKEEEFQAMLEQLKRQQEEAQVAAAAATESGEYSGRGGPTSESSSGTSKLSSKSAKERRNRRKKRKQREEEEERGARDHFHKSESEDSIKRSSFRFSIDANRLSYEKRCSSPNQSLLSVRGSLFSPRRNSRASLFSFRGRARDMGSENDFADDEHSTFEESDSRRGSLFLPRRLERRCSAVSQTSLGAPRIVLPANGKMHCAVDCNGVVSLVGGTSVTTSPVGLLLPEGTTTDTELKKRRSGFHQPSMDYLDEPGGRPRAMSVASILTNTMEELEESRQKCPPCWYRFANTCLIWDCCPAWLKIKEVVSMVVMDPFVDLAITICIVLNTLFMAMEHYPMTREFDNVLSVGNLVFTGIFTAEMCFKIIALDPYYYFQEGWNIFDAIIVSLSLMELGLANVEGLSVLRSFRLLRVFKLAKSWPTLNMLIKIIGNSVGALGNLTLVLAIIVFIFAVVGMQLFGKSYKECVCKISDDCQLPRWHMHDFFHSFLIVFRVLCGEWIETMWDCMEVAGQSMCLIVFMMVMVIGNLVVLNLFLALLLSSFSADNLAATDDDSEMNNLQIAVGRIQRGIAFVKSTVRHFLQSLCFGAGGKGSGLAEESKPLDELHSNGKGNCISNHTSVEITKDPSGVYMTEGNGRPGGGLVVGVVVGGDTTGKYPMEECDYMSFIHNPSLTVTVPIAVGESDFENLNTEDFSSDSSDVEGSKEKLDTEPQRLSSSEGSTVDIRPPGDGVDSVELEPEESLDPEACFTEGCVRRFQCCQINEEGAKYKSWWTLRKTCFIIVEHNWFESFIIFMILLSSGALAFEDIYIEQRRTIKTVLEYADKVFTYVFILEMLLKWVAYGFVKYFTNAWCWLDFLIVDVSLVSLVANALGYSELTAIKSLRTLRALRPLRALSRFEGMRVVVNALLGAIPSIMNVLLVCLIFWLIFSIMGVNLFAGKYYHCVNTTTEEMFPIEVVNNKTDCLNLVNDSARWKNVKINFDNVGAGYLALLQVATFKGWMDIMYAAVDSRNLEDQPKYEVNLYMYLYFVIFIIFGSFFTLNLFIGVIIDNFNQQKKKFGGQDIFMTEEQKKYYNAMKKLGSKKPQKPIPRPTNAFQGCVFDCITKQAFDIVIMILICLNMVTMMVETDDQTPEMDKILYWINLVFIVLFTGECVLKMISLRHYYFTIGWNIFDFVVVILSIVGMFLSEVIEKYFVSPTLFRVIRLARIGRILRLIKGAKGIRTLLFALMMSLPALFNIGLLLFLVMFIYAIFGMSNFAYVKREAGIDDMFNFETFGNSMICLFQITTSAGWDGLLAPILNKREPDCDSQMEHPGNYYKGNCGNPSVGIFFFVSYIIICFLIVVNMYIAVILENFSVATEESAEPLSEDDFEMFYEVWERFDPDATQFMEYSKLSDFADALDPPLRMPKPNMIQLISMDLPMVSGERIHCLDILFAFTKRVLGEGGEMDVLRGQMEERFMASNPSKVSYEPITTTLRRKQEDMSAIIIQRAFRRYMIRLAMKKASALYKEQLKEGIRDPDKDVMVISKFTENSTSEKTDMTPSTASPPSYNSVTKSDKDKYEKENQEKENKGKDLKDRKK, from the exons CGATGTTCAGCATGTTGATCATGTTCACAATCCTGACCAACTGTGCTTTCATGACCCTCAGTAATCCCCCGGACTGGGCCAAGAATGTAGA GTACACATTCACAGGGATTTACACCTTCGAGTCCCTGATAAAGATCCTGGCCAGGGGCTTCTGTGTGGGGAAGTTCACTTTCCTGCGGGACCCGTGGAACTGGCTGGATTTCAGTGTTATCCTCATGGC GTATATAACAGAGTTTGTAAACCTAGGCAATGTTTCAGCTCTGCGCACGTTCAGAGTATTGCGAGCTTTGAAAACTATCTCAGTAATCCCAGGTAAGGCTGCCCGTGCCTGCTGCCAGCACTCCTGCCATTTGTCCTCTGTGCGTGACCGTTTGCcgttccctcctctcccctccccttcccatGACCCTCCTTTTGTCTTGTCACGCCATGTGTGTGGGTGCCTGAATTGTGTGCGCTGTGGGCgcgtatgtgcgtgtgcatccCCACCTTTTCCCAAAATACCCTCTACCCGCCTCCcgcccctccatccctccctccctcctcctccccccacctTCCCTTACAGATATGTCACAGAGTTTGTGGACCTGGGCAATGTCTCAGCACTGCGAACCTTCAGGGTTCTGCGAGCCCTGAAAACTATATCAGTCATCCCAG GCTTGAAGACCATCGTTGGCGCTCTCATCCAGTCGGTAAAAAAGCTGTCGGACGTCATGATCCTCACCGTGTTCTGCCTCAGCGTCTTCGCCCTCATCGGCCTGCAGCTCTTTATGGGCAACCTGAGGCAGAAGTGCGTGCGCATGCCCATCAGCAGCAACGCCACCAACAGCACCAACGTCACCGCCGACGATGCCATGTTTCTCAACGGCACCCTGCAGGAAATCACCATGCTGGCGCACAACACCACGGAGAACTCGCTCAACTGGACGGAGTACATCAGCGACGAGA GTAATTACTATTACCTCCCCGGCCGTAGGGACGCTCTGCTCTGCGGGAATGGCAGCGGCGCTGG GCTCTGTCCAGAGGGCTTCATATGTATGAAAGCTGGTCGTAATCCAGACTATGGCTACACCAGCTTCGACACCTTCAGCTGGGCGTTCCTGTCCCTGTTCCGGCTCATGACCCAGGACTACTGGGAGAACCTCTACCAGCAG ACTTTGCGCGCAGCAGGAAAACCCTACATGATCTTCTTCGTGCTGGTGATCTTCTTGGGCTCCTTCTACCTGGTCAACCTGATCTTGGCCGTGGTGGCCATGGCGTACGACGAGCAGAACCAGGCGACCATCGAGGAGGCtcagcagaaggaggaggagttcCAGGCCatgctggagcagctgaagaggcagcaggaggaggcacAG gttGCCGCGGCAGCAGCCACGGAGAGCGGAGAGTACAGCGGGAGAGGGGGCCCCACCTCTGAGTCCTCCTCGGGGACCTCTAAGCTTAGCTCGAAAAGTGCCAAGGAGCGACGCAACAGGcggaagaagaggaagcagagggaggaggaggaggagaggggggccCGAGACCACTTCCACAAGTCTGAGTCCGAGGACAGCATCAAGAGGTCCAGCTTCCGCTTCTCCATTGATGCCAACAGGCTTTCTTATGAGAAGAGATGCTCGTCACCCAACCAG TCTCTCCTCAGTGTCCGTGGATCCCTCTTCTCACCTCGGAGGAACAGCCGTGCCAGCCTCTTCAGTTTCCGGGGCCGGGCGCGTGACATGGGCTCCGAGAACGACTTCGCCGACGACGAGCACAGCACCTTCGAGGAGAGCGACAGTCGACGGGGCTCCCTGTTCTTGCCGCGCCGCCTCGAGCGCCGCTGCAGCGCCGTCAGCCAGACCAGCCTGGGGGCGCCGCGGATCGTGCTTCCCGCCAATGGCAAGATGCACTGCGCCGTAGACTGCAATGGCGTGGTGTCTCTGGTTGGTGGAACTTCTGTAACAACCTCCCCTGTAGGTCTCCTGCTGCCTGAG gGGACAACGACAGATACTGAGCTTAAGAAACGCCGCTCAGGTTTTCACCAGCCGTCCATGGATTATTTAGATGAGCCAGGGGGGAGGCCCAGAGCCATGAGCGTGGCCAGCATCCTCACCAACACCATGGAAG agCTTGAAGAGTCGAGACAGAAATGCCCCCCTTGCTGGTACAGATTCGCCAACACCTGCCTGATCTGGGATTGTTGCCCCGCATGGCTGAAAATCAAGGAGGTAGTCAGCATGGTGGTCATGGACCCATTTGTGGATCTGGCCATCACAATTTGCATCGTCCTCAACACCCTTTTCATGGCCATGGAGCATTACCCCATGACTAGAGAGTTTGATAACGTCCTCTCAGTTGGAAACCTG GTGTTCACAGGCATCTTCACAGCAGAGATGTGCTTCAAGATCATCGCCCTGGATCCCTACTACTACTTCCAGGAGGGTTGGAACATCTTTGACGCCATCATCGTCAGCCTGAGCCTGATGGAGCTCGGCCTGGCCAACGTGGAAGgcctgtctgtgctcaggtcCTTCAGACTG CTGAGGGTCTTCAAACTGGCCAAGTCATGGCCCACTTTGAACATGCTGATCAAGATCATCGGGAACTCGGTGGGTGCTCTGGGGAACTTGACCCTGGTGCTGGCCATCATCGTCTTCATCTTCGCCGTGGTGGGCATGCAGCTGTTTGGCAAGAGCTacaaggagtgtgtgtgcaagatTTCGGATGACTGTCAGCTGCCTCGCTGGCACATGCACGATTTCTTCCACTCCTTCCTCATCGTGTTCCGGGTGCTGTGCGGGGAGTGGATCGAGACCATGTGGGACTGCATGGAGGTGGCTGGACAGAGCATGTGCCTGATCGTCTTCATGATGGTCATGGTCATTGGAAACCTGGTG gtTCTGAACCTGTTCCTGGCTCTCCTCCTGAGCTCATTCAGCGCTGACAACCTGGCAGCAACCGACGACGACAGCGAGATGAACAACCTGCAGATTGCGGTGGGCCGGATCCAGCGGGGCATCGCGTTCGTCAAATCCACCGTGCGGCATTTCCTCCAGAGCCTCTGCTTTGGCGCCGGCGGTAAGGGCTCCGGTCTGGCCGAGGAGAGCAAACCCCTGGATGAACTGCACAGCAATGGCAAGGGCAACTGCATCTCCAACCACACTTCAGTGGAGATCACCAAAGACCCCAGTGGAGTGTACATGACGGAGGGCAATGGGCGGCCAGGAGGAGGGCTGGTAGTGGGGGTCGTGGTTGGTGGGGACACTACGGGGAAGTACCCAATGGAGGAGTGCGACTACATGTCATTTATTCATAACCCCAGCCTGACGGTCACAGTGCCCATTGCTGTGGGCGAGTCGGACTTTGAGAACCTAAACACAGAAGATTTCAGCAGCGACTCGTCGGACGTGGAGGGCAGCAAAGAG AAGCTCGATACAGAGCCCCAGCGTCTGAGCTCGTCGGAGGGGAGCACGGTCGATATCCGCCCCCCGGGAGACGGGGTGGATTCGGTGGAGCTGGAGCCGGAGGAGTCACTGGACCCAGAGGCCTGCTTCACAGAGG GCTGTGTGCGCAGGTTCCAGTGCTGCCAGATCAACGAGGAGGGAGCAAAGTATAAGAGCTGGTGGACACTCAGGAAAACCTGCTTTATCATAGTGGAGCACAACTGGTTTGAATCCTTCATCATATTCATGATCCTGCTCAGCAGCGGAGCGCTG GCGTTTGAGGACATTTACATCGAGCAGCGGAGGACGATCAAAACAGTGCTGGAGTATGCAGACAAGGTCTTCACGTATGTCTTCATCCTGGAAATGCTGCTGAAGTGGGTGGCATACGGCTTCGTCAAGTACTTCACCAATGCCTGGTGCTGGCTCGACTTCCTCATCGTGGAC GTGTCTCTGGTCAGCCTCGTAGCCAACGCTCTGGGCTACTCTGAGCTCACCGCCATCAAGTCTCTGAGGACACTGCGAGCCCTCCGGCCCCTGAGGGCCCTGTCTCGGTTCGAGGGCATGAGG GTTGTGGTGAACGCCCTGCTGGGGGCCATCCCCTCCATCATGAACGTGCTGTTGGTCTGCCTCATCTTCTGGCTCATCTTCAGCATCATGGGCGTCAACCTGTTCGCAGGGAAGTACTACCACTGCGTCAACACCACCACGGAAGAGATGTTCCCCATCGAAGTCGTCAACAACAAGACCGACTGTCTGAACCTGGTCAACGACAGCGCCCGCTGGAAGAACGTCAAAATCAACTTCGACAACGTCGGGGCCGGGTACCTGGCTCTGCTGCAAGTG GCAACTTTTAAGGGCTGGATGGACATCATGTACGCAGCAGTGGACTCTCGTAAT CTGGAAGACCAGCCTAAATACGAAGTCAACCTGTACATGTACCTCTActttgtcatcttcatcatcttcggCTCCTTCTTCACCCTCAACCTGTTCATCGGCGTCATCATCGACAACTTCAaccagcagaagaagaag TTTGGAGGTCAGGACATCTTCATgacagaagaacagaagaaataCTACAATGCCATGAAGAAGCTGGGCTCCAAGAAACCACAGAAACCTATCCCTCGGCCAACG AATGCATTTCAAGGCTGCGTGTTCGACTGCATCACAAAGCAGGCCTTCGACATCGTGATCATGATCCTCATCTGCCTCAACATGGTGACCATGATGGTGGAGACGGACGACCAGACGCCCGAAATGGACAAAATCCTCTACTGGATCAACCTGGTCTTCATCGTGCTCTTCACCGGGGAGTGCGTGCTGAAGATGATCTCCCTGCGTCACTACTACTTCACCATTGGCTGGAACATATTTGACTTTGTGGTGGTGATCCTGTCCATCGTAG GCATGTTTTTATCTGAAGTCATCGAGAAGTACTTCGTGTCCCCGACGCTGTTCCGAGTGATCCGTCTGGCGAGGATCGGCCGCATCCTCCGCCTCATCAAAGGCGCCAAAGGCATCCGGACGCTCCTCTTCGCCTTGATGATGTCGCTCCCCGCCCTGTTCAACatcggcctcctcctcttcctcgtcatGTTCATCTACGCCATCTTTGGCATGTCCAACTTCGCCTACGTGAAGCGGGAGGCGGGCATTGACGACATGTTCAATTTCGAGACGTTTGGGAACAGCATGATCTGTCTGTTTCAGATCACCACCTCGGCCGGGTGGGACGGCCTGCTGGCGCCCATCCTGAACAAGAGGGAGCCCGACTGCGACAGCCAGATGGAGCACCCGGGCAACTATTACAAAGGCAACTGCGGCAACCCGTCGGTGGGCATCTTCTTCTTCGTCAGCTACATCATCATCTGCTTCCTCATCGTGGTCAACATGTACATCGCCGTCATCCTGGAGAACTTCAGCGTGGCCACGGAGGAGAGCGCCGAGCCACTGAGCGAGGATGACTTCGAGATGTTCTACGAGGTGTGGGAGCGCTTCGATCCCGACGCCACTCAGTTCATGGAGTACAGCAAGCTGTCGGACTTCGCAGACGCTCTCGACCCCCCGCTGCGCATGCCCAAGCCCAACATGATCCAGCTCATCTCCATGGACCTGCCGATGGTGAGCGGAGAGCGCATCCACTGCCTCGACATCCTGTTTGCCTTCACCAAGCGAGTGTTGGGCGAAGGCGGGGAAATGGACGTGCTGCGCGGGCAGATGGAGGAGCGCTTCATGGCCTCTAACCCCTCCAAGGTGTCTTACGAGCccatcaccaccaccctccGCCGCAAGCAGGAGGACATGTCAGCCATAATCATCCAGAGAGCCTTCCGCCGCTACATGATCCGCCTGGCCATGAAGAAGGCCTCCGCCCTCTAcaaggagcagctgaaggagggCATCCGCGACCCCGACAAGGATGTGATGGTCATCAGCAAGTTCACCGAGAACTCCACCTCGGAAAAAACGGACATGACCCCCTCCACGGCCTCCCCGCCCTCCTACAACAGCGTGACGAAATCGGACAAGGACAAATACGAGAAGGAAAACcaggaaaaggagaacaaaGGGAAAGActtgaaagacagaaagaaatag